One window from the genome of Dermacentor silvarum isolate Dsil-2018 chromosome 7, BIME_Dsil_1.4, whole genome shotgun sequence encodes:
- the LOC119458124 gene encoding uncharacterized protein LOC119458124, whose translation MPLTCCVPGCRSGYRSCTEKASLFCLPSDREQRDRWKRAIPRQETGAFNFESKAVRVCEKHFDTTDIIRADEFRISGQSVLLQREKPKLRVGAIPRIFENLPAYLTKPKPRSRSQRENPPAKRRRVSSPNNDGTAASVSSSTEPCDPEAAGDDGGAINTGSCTETACQTEGNVCSISELHAVKDQLRSTKQQLRLCQVKIAKLTAQANRSRRSHQDVQKLSAREKLIFDHWLMKANAKSATAAR comes from the exons ATGCCTCTGACGTGCTGCGTACCTGGTTGCCGCTCTGGCTATCGGAGTTGTACGGAAAAAGCTTCGCTGTTCTGCCTCCCAAGCGACCGCGAACaacgcgacaggtggaagcgagcCATTCCACGACAGGAGACGGGCGCTTTCAACTTCGAGTCGAAGGCCGTTCGTGTGTGCGAGAAACATTTCGACACCACGGACATTATTCGAGCCGATGAGTTCAGAATAAGTGGACAATCTGTGCTTCTGCAGCGCGAGAAGCCTAAGCTCCGCGTCGGTGCCATACCCCGGATATTTGAAAACCTGCCGGCGTATCTTACGAAGCCCAAGCCACGGTCGCGCTCACAGCGAGAAAATCCGCCTGCAAAACGTCGTCGCGTTTCGTCGCCGAACAACGATGGCACTGCAGCTTCTGTGAGCTCCAGCACAGAGCCCTGCGATCCTGAAGCAGCCGGAGATGATG GTGGAGCGATAAACACTGGAAGCTGCACAGAGACGGCATGCCAGACAGAGGGAAATGTCTGCTCCATCTCAGAGCTCCACGCAGTTAAAGACCAGCTTCGAAGCACTAAGCAGCAACTTCGTTTGTGCCAAGTGAAGATTGCGAAATTGACGGCGCAAGCGAATAGGAGCAGAAGATCGCACCAAGACGTTCAGAAGCTTTCGGCTCGCGAGAAGCTCATTTTTGACCACTGGCTCATGAAAGCCAACGCGAAGTCTGCAACAGCTGCGCGGTAA